The DNA window CGGCAGGTCGGCGGAATGATGCAGGGCAAGGCCGTCGTCGCCCACCACCACCAGATCCGCCAGTTCGCCGAAAGAATCGCGGCTCTGGCGCAGATGGTCGTGAATGGCAGCACTGCCGCGCCGCCGGCCGTCGGGGTGGGTGTCGAGCGCGAAGGCCAGATCGCTCAACAACCGGTCCACCGAGAAGGCGGTGCGCAGTGCTTGGGCCTCCAGCATGCGGGCAAGGTCGCGGGTCGCCCGCTCGCCCGCATCCAGGGCTTCCCTCCGGTTCTGAAGGATGCCGTAGCCGATCAGCGCGTTCACCACCAGGATGAAGGCGAGGCCGGAGGCGGTCATCAGGAAGCGCACCGACCCCAGACGGCGACGCAACGCCCGCGCCAGCCCGGCGTTGGAACCATCGGTCGGGAAAGCGGACCCGGAGGCGGGCATCGGTGCGGCGGCTTCCTGTCTGGCGGGCGGCTGGACTGCGCCGGAACATTGATTGGACGAACACCCTAAAGAAAGTGTAACCGGACGGAAACCAGGGCATTCCCACTGCGCCCAGATGCCGCGCCGGCCAACCGCTGCAAACGCCACCCTGCCATTCCCGCCGCTGGTCCCCCGCGTGCCGGTCGGCGGTTGCCGGAAGCGGCTCCATCCGTTAGGTAAGGGGCAACTTGGCAGCCGGATAGCGCTTATCCCCATGACCGACGGACCGCTTTCGCTCTACCGCGCCCGCCGCGGCAGCGGCACTCTTCGCCCCGATCCCGACCAGGAGCTGGCGGCGGAGAAGTTCCAAAGCCTGTATCAGGCGCTGAAGGGCTATCAGCCGCAACCCGCTGGCGACGGCAAGCCTGCCGGGGGAGGGTGGCTGGAGCGTTTCGGCCTTGGCCGCCGCCGTTCCACCCCGCCGCCGCCCGACATCGCCTCCACCGCGCCGCAGGGGCTCTACATCTACGGCAGCGTCGGGCGCGGCAAGTCGATGCTGATGGACCTGTTCTTCGAGACGGCTCCCGTCGACAAGAAGCGGCGCGTCCATTTCCACGAATTCATGCTGGAGATCCACCAGCGCATCCACGACCACCGCCAGTCCGGCAAGGGGAAGGGTGACGGCCCGGACGAGGCGCTGCCCGAGCTGGCCCGCGCCCTGGCCGACGAGGCGTGGCTGCTCTGCTTCGACGAGTTCCACGTCACCAACATCGTCGACGCGATGATCCTTGGCCGGCTGTTCACCAACCTGTTCGACCTGGGGGTGGTGGTGGTGGCGACCTCCAACTGGCCGCCGGACATGCTGTACAAGGACGGGCTTCAGCGCGAGCTGTTCCTGCCCTTCATCGCGCTTCTGAAGGAGAAGCTGGACATCCTGTCGCTGGACGGCCCCACCGACTACCGGCTGGACCGTCTGAAGGGGGTGCCGATCTACCACCACCCGCTGGGCGCGGCGTCGGACGCCGCCCTTGCCAGGGCCTTCTCCGACCTGACCGGCGGTGCGTCGGGCGAGCCCTGCAGCCTGACGGTGCAGGGCCGCCGGGTCGAGATCGACCGCGCCGCCAAAAGCGTGGCCTGGGTCGATTTCTGGAACCTGTGCGGCAAGCCGCTGGGGGCGGCCGACTATCTGGCCATCGCCACCCATTTCCACACGGTCCTGATCGACCATGTTCCGACCATGAAGGACGAACTGCGCAACGAGGCCAAGCGCTTCATGACGCTGATCGACGCGCTGTACGAACACAAGGTCAACGTCGTCATCGCCGCCGAAGGCCCGCCCGAGCGGCTTTATCCGGAAGGCACCCACGCCTTCGAGTTCGAACGCACGGTCAGCCGGCTGATGGAGATGCAGAGCGAGGATTACCTGCAAAGGCAGCATCTTACTTGATATTTTCTGATTACTCTCCGACCGGTGTCACATCTGTGTCTCACGAGGCATGCCCGATAAGCTAGGCAGCCATGAAAACTTCGCATCCGCTGCCCTGACGGCGCCGCTCTCCCGCCCCGTCCGCCGCTCCCGAGGCTAACCCCGTCCTCGCGCCGCGCAAGGCCAAGCCGCCTCCGGCGGTAGCCTGCGGCCAGCCTTGCGCGCCGCTGTGGGCGGGGTTCTCCGGATCGCAGGTCGGGACGGGAGGATGGTCGTATTCCCGGTCGAACAGGAGGATGGGGTTGGCGGTCAGGTCTCCTCCGGTTCGCGCAGGCGCACACCGGGGCCGCCGGCCCGTTGTTCCCCGTCGGCCAGGAACACGACCCCCGCAGCCTCCAGCGCACGACGGACAGCCTCAACATTCTCGACCAAGCTTTTGCTCGTCCCTTTCGCCCCTTCCATGCGCCGGATCGTTGGCCCCGACACGCCGGACTCCTCCGCCAAGCGGTTCTGCCTCCAGTCGAGCAAAGCGCGCGCCGCCCTGATCTGTGCCCCCGTCAGCATGCCGTTTTCCTTTTTTGATCACGCAAGATCGTTTTGTGTTGACGAATTCCGGTCATGCCTGATAGTAAAACGGTCACGGATGAGGTAGAAGGGAAACTCATGGCCGACGCCCATGGCGCATGCCTGTATCCGGGGGCGCCCGCCAGCGTTCCTCCGCTCTCCCGCCGCAGGCTGCTGGCTGGCGTCGCTGCTTCCTCAACGCTCGCCCCCTCAATCATGGCATCGGGACCCGATCCGCTACGCCGTACCTCGCCGCGATGCCACCCGACGACTACGCCCGCTACAAGGCCGCCACGAAGGCCGCCGGACTCGATGAGTTGGACGACCGCATCGAGGCCCTGTGCACTCGCCTCAACGACATTGAGACGCGCATCGCCGCACTGCCGGCACACACTGTCGCCGAGTTGGTGGCTCGCCTCCGTGTCCTCTGGCATATGATCCAGGCGGAACCCGGCCAACTCTTCGCTGGGCCCTCTGCCGATGCCCAACCCGAATTGCGGCTTACCTGGAGCGTGTTGGCCGATGCTGGCCGGATCGCCAAGATGGCGCGATGTCGTTAACCCGTGGCGGCGCGTCGGATGAAGGGTGATAGGGGATTGTAGGACTGGGATAGCAAGATAAAAGGGCGGATACGCCGGTCGGATATGTAGCCAACATCAAATGGATATAGCGTATACAGAACGCGGTAGCTGAACACGAGTGAACACAGTCTCTGTCCGCTGCCGGCAACGGCGTGCTGGTTCGGGGCTGGCGGGACTGTCAGGAATTCCGTGTACGGGCAATAACCGAGGGACCGAAGGATGCCCGTATGCACGACGCAAACAGACGGTCGTAGCGCCCGCAGTCGGCGGCCGGCTCGATGGACAGCGTCAACGCCGCCGGCACCGCCACACACGGCGCCGGAGTGACGTCGTGGCGCCGGGCCAGGATCTTCAGAATCACGTCCCGGCTGTGCGTGCCGCTCGCCAGCGCCTCGCGGCAGGCGGCCACCACCGCGCCCAGCCTATCATTGAGAACGGCGATGAGGATCTCCACCATCTGCCGGTCGCCGTCGGTCGCGGCGGCAAGCTTGCGGCGGATGTGGCCGATCATCCCGAAAACGGGGGCCTTATACCAGCGGCTTTGAAGTGTGACTCGTCACGGTGGATTCCCTTTTGGTCCGCCCTGTGATTCGCTGCCAGCTCTCGGAAGGAGGCGGGTATGGCGGCGATTGCGATCACGCGGCTGGAGCTGAGTTCAGCGGAGTTGCGCCAGCGGGCGGTGCGTTTTGGCGATCCGGATGTAGCGCGGCGCCTTCTCGCCCTAGCTCTGGTTTTGGAGGGGCGATCTCGCGAGGACGCCGCGCGGTCTTGCGGGATGGATCGGCAAACGTTGCGGGATTGGGTTCACCGCTACAACGCCCAAGGCGTGGCGGGGCTGCGGGATCGTAAGGCACCGGGAGCCAAGCCGAAGCTGTCGGCGGAGCAGGAAGCGGAGGTGGCGTCCTGGGTCCGCTCCGGTCCGGACCTCGCCGAGGATGGCGTGGTTCGGTGGCGGCGGTGCGATCTGGCCCGCAAGATCGAGCGCCGGTTCGGCGTGGTGCTGGCCGAGCGCAGCGTTGGCGGGCTGTTGCGCCGTCTGGGGTTCCGTCGCCTGTCGGTGCGCCCCCAGCATCCTCAGCAGGATGGCGAGGCGCTCGAGGCTCACAAAAAAACTTTGCCGCTCTGGTTGCCGGCGCCCTCCCCGACACCGCCCGCGGCAAGCCGCTGGAGCTCTGGTGGCAGGACGAAGCCCGGGTCGGCCAGCAAGGGACCCTGACCCGGGTGTGGGCCGCCAAGGGCAGCCGGCCACGCGCGCCCCGCGACCAGCGCCATAGCTGGGCCTACCTGTTCGGCGCCGTCTGCCCGAGCCGTGGCGCCGCCGCGGCCTTGGTCCTGCCCAAGGCCAACGCCGCGGCAATGACCCTGCACATGGCCGAGATCAGCGGCCAAGTGAGCGACGGCCACCATGCGGTGCTCATCCTCGACGGCGCAGGCTGGCACCAGCCGGGCGACAAGCTGGTCGTGCCCGAAAACATCAGCCTTCTGCATCTCCCGCCCTATTGCCCGGAACTCAATCCGGTCGAAAACATCTGGCAGTTCCTGCGACAGAACCACCTCAGCCATCGCGTCTTCGATTCCTATGCCGCCATCGTCGAGGCCTGCTGCGAGGCGTGGAACGCTCTCGCCCAGGCACCCGAAATCATTCGCTCAATCGCCTCACGCTCGTGGGCAGCGGTCAATGTCTAAAGCCGCTGGTATTATTCCATGCTTATTTACAGCTTGGCGTACTCGGTGCCGTTGTCGAAGGTGGCGGAGCGCCGCAGGGCCGGCGGGAGGGGGCTGAGGAAGGCGAGCAGGCGGTCGATGACCGGCTTGGCCGCCTTTCAGGACTGGCGGAAGAGCTTGGTGAAGCGTGTGAGCCGTTCATGGACGACGAGCACCGCTTGCCCATAGCGGGAAAGTTTGAGGGTGGGCGCGGAGAGCCGCGACGTCGGCATCGTCAGGCGGATGTCCCGAACAGCGGCACCAGCCTGTGAGAGCGGTACCCCTCGTAGCGGGCCGGTCATCGCGTCGGCGCTTTCTCCAGGGGAGCGGTGCCGGATAGCAGGAAACGCATGTCGATGCGCCGGTTCTGCTCTTGACCCTGTTCGGTGCTGTTGTCCGCGATCGCCCGTCCGCCAGCGTAGCCGCTGACGCCGAACACGGATCGCCCCTGGGCATTGGCCAGCTTTTCGAGATTGGGCCTGCCTTTCATCATTTCCGAGAACGCCTCCAGGGCGCGCCGCGTAGACAGCCGCCAATTGTTCGCAAAATCTGGATGGTGCTGGCCTGGGCGCACCTGTGTGTTATCGGAATGTCCCTCGATGAACACCGCCTCTAGGAACGCAGAGGATCCCGGTGGACAGTCCTGCGACGGGCGCGTCGCGCAATGGACTTCCCGTTCCATGATGCCGGCCAACACCTGTAGGGCTTGAGCCCCGCGGCGGTCCAGCTTTGCGTCGCCTTTCTCGAAAAGCAGACCGTCGGGGAGCCGCAGTACTCCCTCTTCCAACTCTGCGACCACCTCGAAGCGCTGCTCGCGCATCGTATTGACGATCCGGTTGAGGAGTTCCGCGCGCTTCTGCTTGTTCTTGGTGTAGAGGATCTGCTCGGTCGTGCGCGCATCCTGCATCTCGGAGAGCGCCCGTCGCGCCGTCGTTTCGGCGGAGCGCGCTGCGTCGATATCGTTGCGTGCCGCACTGAGCTGTGCGTCCAAGGAGGTCAGACGACTCTGAGCCGAATGCGCCTCACGCCGCGCCTCGTCGCGCTCGTCGACAAGCCGCTTGGCTATGGTGCGGGCTTCCTTCTGAGCCTCGGATAGTTCGTGCGCGAGGTGCTCGGCCCTTCCCCTTTCGGCCTCAAGGGCGTTCCGGACCCTGAGCATGTCCCCGTCGGCCCCCTGATTGTCGATGACCACACCAGTTAGCAAGAGGATGAAGATAAAGAGGATTCCTGTCAGCAGATCACTGACGGAGGCGAAATAGCCGTCCTGCTCGCCGGCTTCTCCGGCGGAGTGGCGCCGGCCGCGCTTCGATCTGATCGCCTGCATGGAACCTGCTCCCGAATTTCCCGACCGGGTTACGGATGGTTGTCATCCGATTAAAGACCAAGCTTCTGCCGGATCGAGCTGAGGGGTGACGGCGCGGCCGCTTCGGGCGCAATGTGGATCACCGCCGGCTGCGCCGCGTCGCGGATGGCCGCCAGCACCGGCTCCAGTGAGGCCAGCGTCTCCACCACCTCGGCCAAGCGGTCGATCGTGCGGTTCAAGGCGATTACCTGTTCGGCGGTTCCCGACAGCTCCCGGAACGAGGTGCCGGCCTCTGCCACGGCCTGCGCCGTTCCGGCCAGAGCGGCCAGCGGGGTTTCCAGGGACGCCACCCGTTGGCTTGAGGAGGTGAGCGCCTCGATCGGCGGCCTCATGCGAACGAGCACGTCGCCGGCATCCGCCAGCCCGGCGTACGAGGCTTCCAATGCGCCTAGACGCTGCGTCATCGCGTTGAGTGTGTCCAAGACCCGGTCGAGGCCAGACAGATGGTCCACCAACTCGCCGACCGCCTGCGCCGCCGCCTCCAACTGCTCCATCCGACCCACGGCCTGGGCGAGCGCCTTGAAGGTGTCGTGCATGGCGGCCACGCTCTCCGCCACCACGGTCACACGCTCGACGGCCACCCGGCCCTTGGACAGGCTTCCCGACGATGCATCGAACGCTTTTCTCAGGGCCGTGGTGCTCAGCTCGATGCTGTGCGCCAGTTCCTCCATCGGCCGGCCGGTCGCGTTGACCTTGGCGACCAGCCCCTCAAGCCTGCCGAGGAACTCGGGCAGGGCCTGGGTCGTCCGCTCATCGGCATTGCGGAAGGCCCCGGCGGCGCGGCCGAGATCGGTGATGATCCGATCGGCGGTCGTCGTCAGCTCGCCGTTGAGCTGTGCCGACACGGTCTGGAAGTCGTTGTCGATCTTCTCCATGTGGCCGTGCAGGGCATTGCCCGCTTCGTCGAGCCGCGCCGCCAGCCGCGCCGCCGTGTCCG is part of the Azospirillum lipoferum 4B genome and encodes:
- the zapE gene encoding cell division protein ZapE, which produces MTDGPLSLYRARRGSGTLRPDPDQELAAEKFQSLYQALKGYQPQPAGDGKPAGGGWLERFGLGRRRSTPPPPDIASTAPQGLYIYGSVGRGKSMLMDLFFETAPVDKKRRVHFHEFMLEIHQRIHDHRQSGKGKGDGPDEALPELARALADEAWLLCFDEFHVTNIVDAMILGRLFTNLFDLGVVVVATSNWPPDMLYKDGLQRELFLPFIALLKEKLDILSLDGPTDYRLDRLKGVPIYHHPLGAASDAALARAFSDLTGGASGEPCSLTVQGRRVEIDRAAKSVAWVDFWNLCGKPLGAADYLAIATHFHTVLIDHVPTMKDELRNEAKRFMTLIDALYEHKVNVVIAAEGPPERLYPEGTHAFEFERTVSRLMEMQSEDYLQRQHLT
- a CDS encoding helix-turn-helix domain-containing protein, with product MLTGAQIRAARALLDWRQNRLAEESGVSGPTIRRMEGAKGTSKSLVENVEAVRRALEAAGVVFLADGEQRAGGPGVRLREPEET
- a CDS encoding IS630-like element ISAli3 family transposase (programmed frameshift), which gives rise to MAAIAITRLELSSAELRQRAVRFGDPDVARRLLALALVLEGRSREDAARSCGMDRQTLRDWVHRYNAQGVAGLRDRKAPGAKPKLSAEQEAEVASWVRSGPDLAEDGVVRWRRCDLARKIERRFGVVLAERSVGGLLRRLGFRRLSVRPQHPQQDGEALEAHKKNFAALVAGALPDTARGKPLELWWQDEARVGQQGTLTRVWAAKGSRPRAPRDQRHSWAYLFGAVCPSRGAAAALVLPKANAAAMTLHMAEISGQVSDGHHAVLILDGAGWHQPGDKLVVPENISLLHLPPYCPELNPVENIWQFLRQNHLSHRVFDSYAAIVEACCEAWNALAQAPEIIRSIASRSWAAVNV
- a CDS encoding OmpA/MotB family protein, encoding MQAIRSKRGRRHSAGEAGEQDGYFASVSDLLTGILFIFILLLTGVVIDNQGADGDMLRVRNALEAERGRAEHLAHELSEAQKEARTIAKRLVDERDEARREAHSAQSRLTSLDAQLSAARNDIDAARSAETTARRALSEMQDARTTEQILYTKNKQKRAELLNRIVNTMREQRFEVVAELEEGVLRLPDGLLFEKGDAKLDRRGAQALQVLAGIMEREVHCATRPSQDCPPGSSAFLEAVFIEGHSDNTQVRPGQHHPDFANNWRLSTRRALEAFSEMMKGRPNLEKLANAQGRSVFGVSGYAGGRAIADNSTEQGQEQNRRIDMRFLLSGTAPLEKAPTR